A section of the Streptomyces sp. NBC_00178 genome encodes:
- the rpsT gene encoding 30S ribosomal protein S20 encodes MANIKSQIKRNKTNEKARLRNKAVKSSLKTSIRKAREAAAAGDVEKATVAVRDASRQLDKAVSKGVIHKNAAANKKSALALKVAALQG; translated from the coding sequence GTGGCGAACATCAAGTCCCAGATCAAGCGGAACAAGACGAACGAGAAGGCGCGCCTGCGCAACAAGGCCGTCAAGTCCTCGCTCAAGACCTCGATCCGCAAGGCCCGTGAGGCTGCCGCTGCCGGTGACGTCGAGAAGGCCACTGTGGCCGTCCGTGACGCGTCGCGCCAGCTCGACAAGGCTGTCTCGAAGGGTGTCATCCACAAGAACGCCGCCGCCAACAAGAAGTCGGCGCTGGCGCTCAAGGTTGCCGCCCTCCAGGGCTGA
- the holA gene encoding DNA polymerase III subunit delta: MATRHSSTDDPLAPVTLAVGQEDLLLDRAVRHVVAAARASDADTDVRDLTPDQLQPGTLAELTSPSLFAERKVVIVRDSQDLSADTVKDVKAYMGAPAEEITLVLLHAGGAKGKGLLDAARKAGAREVACPKTTKPAERLSFVRAEFRALGRSATPEACQALVDSIGSDLRELASAASQLVADVEGTIDEAVVGRYYTGRAEASSFTVADRAVEGRAAEALEALRWSLSTGVAPVLITSALAQGVRAIGKLSSARGGRPADLARELGMPPWKIDRVRQQMRGWTPDGVAAALIAVAAADAGVKGGGDDPEYALEKAVVAVARAARSGGR, encoded by the coding sequence ATGGCCACCAGACACAGTTCCACCGACGACCCGCTCGCTCCCGTCACGCTCGCCGTGGGCCAGGAGGACCTGCTCCTGGACCGCGCCGTCCGCCACGTGGTGGCGGCGGCGCGCGCCTCGGACGCCGACACGGACGTCCGCGATCTCACTCCGGACCAGTTGCAGCCGGGCACGCTCGCCGAGCTGACCAGTCCGTCGCTCTTCGCCGAGCGCAAGGTGGTGATCGTGCGCGATTCCCAGGACCTCTCCGCCGACACCGTCAAGGACGTCAAGGCGTACATGGGCGCCCCTGCCGAAGAGATCACCCTCGTGCTCCTGCACGCGGGCGGAGCCAAGGGCAAGGGGCTGCTGGACGCGGCGCGGAAAGCCGGCGCGCGCGAGGTGGCGTGCCCCAAGACGACGAAGCCGGCCGAGCGGCTGTCCTTCGTCCGTGCGGAGTTCCGTGCGCTCGGCCGCTCCGCGACGCCCGAAGCGTGCCAGGCGCTGGTGGACTCCATCGGCAGCGACCTGCGGGAGCTCGCGAGCGCCGCCTCACAGCTCGTCGCGGACGTCGAGGGGACCATCGACGAGGCCGTCGTCGGCCGCTACTACACGGGCCGAGCGGAGGCCTCCTCCTTCACCGTCGCCGACCGGGCGGTCGAGGGCCGGGCCGCGGAGGCACTGGAGGCGCTGCGCTGGTCGTTGTCGACCGGTGTCGCCCCCGTCCTGATCACGAGCGCCCTCGCTCAGGGCGTCCGGGCGATCGGCAAGCTCTCCTCCGCCCGTGGCGGGCGGCCGGCGGATCTCGCCCGTGAGCTCGGAATGCCGCCGTGGAAGATCGACCGGGTACGTCAGCAGATGCGCGGATGGACTCCGGACGGGGTCGCCGCAGCACTGATCGCGGTCGCGGCTGCCGACGCGGGCGTCAAGGGCGGGGGCGACGACCCCGAGTACGCCTTGGAGAAGGCCGTGGTGGCCGTCGCCCGCGCGGCACGCTCCGGCGGCCGCTGA
- a CDS encoding arylamine N-acetyltransferase family protein gives MDESAAMDESARTTEGPPGPAPGLDGARVDAYLERIGAARPSRADAPALRELQRRHLMTVPFENLSIHLDQDIVLEEDGLVDKIVTQRRGGFCYELNGAFAVLLRGLGFRVTLLQARVFGDGGRLGIPYDHVALRVETEDGTGPWLADVGFGDHAVDPLALDSRVEQEDASGRFRFREAPRGDLDLVRDGSRQFRLDLRPRALADFRAGSWYHRTSPESHFTRSLVCSRLTEDGRVTLRGRTLVSTVRGNRSTEELATDADVLRAYRDRFGVVLDQVPEVRSQVRSPGRSEGPAGTRGA, from the coding sequence ATGGACGAATCTGCCGCCATGGACGAATCTGCCAGGACGACCGAAGGACCACCCGGACCTGCCCCCGGCCTCGACGGAGCCCGCGTGGACGCCTACCTGGAGCGCATCGGAGCCGCCCGCCCCTCCCGGGCCGACGCGCCCGCTCTTCGGGAACTGCAGCGCCGCCACCTCATGACCGTGCCCTTCGAGAACCTGTCCATCCATCTGGACCAGGACATCGTCCTGGAGGAAGACGGACTCGTCGACAAGATCGTCACGCAGCGCCGCGGCGGCTTCTGTTACGAACTGAACGGCGCCTTCGCCGTACTGCTGCGCGGCCTCGGCTTCCGGGTCACCCTGCTCCAGGCCCGGGTCTTCGGCGACGGAGGGCGCCTCGGCATCCCGTACGACCACGTCGCGCTGCGGGTGGAGACCGAGGACGGCACGGGACCGTGGCTCGCCGATGTGGGGTTCGGCGACCACGCCGTGGATCCGCTGGCCCTGGACTCCCGTGTGGAACAGGAGGACGCGAGCGGAAGGTTTCGCTTCAGGGAGGCACCGCGAGGGGACCTCGACCTGGTGCGGGACGGCTCCCGGCAGTTCCGCCTCGACCTGCGACCGCGTGCGCTCGCGGACTTCCGGGCGGGTTCCTGGTACCACCGCACCTCGCCCGAGTCCCACTTCACCCGGTCCCTCGTCTGCTCACGGCTGACCGAGGACGGGCGGGTGACACTCCGCGGCCGGACCCTCGTGTCGACCGTGCGCGGGAACCGCTCCACGGAGGAGTTGGCGACCGACGCGGACGTACTCCGTGCGTACCGCGATCGGTTTGGGGTGGTGCTGGACCAGGTGCCCGAAGTGCGTTCCCAAGTGCGTTCCCCAGGGCGTTCCGAAGGGCCGGCGGGGACCCGGGGGGCGTGA
- a CDS encoding pyridoxamine 5'-phosphate oxidase family protein: MTESAPARSPEQRKQDVLHRLEHDEDVWVATASPQGVPCLVPLSFVWDRNTLLLATRRTNPTAVNVTPKGRVRLSLGHTRDVVLIDGEAEIVEGAELPTSSGDAFAEKLKWDLRGRPAWVYLRVRPHGIKAWREENELAGRDLMTDGSWLV, from the coding sequence ATGACGGAGTCGGCACCGGCCCGCAGCCCGGAACAGCGCAAGCAGGACGTACTTCACCGTCTGGAGCACGACGAGGACGTCTGGGTGGCGACGGCGTCGCCCCAGGGTGTGCCCTGCCTCGTGCCGCTGTCGTTCGTGTGGGACCGGAACACGCTGCTGCTCGCCACCCGGCGCACCAATCCGACCGCTGTGAACGTGACGCCCAAAGGCCGTGTGAGGCTCTCCCTCGGGCACACCCGCGACGTGGTGCTGATCGATGGCGAGGCCGAGATCGTGGAGGGCGCGGAACTCCCCACCTCTTCCGGCGACGCGTTCGCCGAGAAGCTCAAGTGGGACCTCCGCGGCCGCCCCGCCTGGGTGTACCTGCGCGTCAGGCCGCACGGGATCAAGGCGTGGCGGGAGGAGAACGAGCTCGCGGGGCGCGACCTGATGACCGACGGAAGCTGGCTGGTGTGA
- a CDS encoding ComEC/Rec2 family competence protein produces the protein MNSADLHRDSGSRLGAADPQQEAPVDLRLVPPALAVWGAAALALGVPGRWAAVGAVLCGCAGLGILTLFRSAGGRAEGSPVRVSPWWTGRSGAPLSTTGPEGRVRLAVPRATAVAGVLLCAAAGAAAGGLHAADSRSGPVPGLAQAYARVEADLTLTSDPRPTRPRVQGDHSTPVSLLIDAEVTRLTAPDGRVTALRTPVLVMVAPGDAVAHWRRLLPSTRLRISGRLAPPRHEGERIAAVLGTDADGPPRTSAGPTFLQRGAGRLRSGLREATDGLGSDARALLPGLVVGDTSRVPPDLHDAFKATDLTHLLAVSGANLSVLLFLLIGPPGTALRSERRGLAPRLGITLRMTAVIGGIIALAFVIVCRPEPSVLRAAACGLITLLAIGTGRRRSLIPALAAAVLLLVLYDPWLSRSYGFLLSVLATGALLTLAPRWSGALQRRGVPARPAEMLAAAGAAQAVCAPVVVVLASRVSLVAIPCNLLAELAVAPATVLGFAALAVAPVWMPAAVGLATVASWPVSWIAYVARTGANLPGAEADWPGGWRGAALLAALTVVLLLSAHRLARHPWLCSAAAVLLVLAVWRPVPLTRLITGWPPPGWSFALCDVGQGDAMVLATGEGAGMVVDAGPEPRLVDGCLRDLGITRVPLLLLTHFHADHVRGLPGVLRGREVGVIQTTVLDEPPEQAAFVKRTAAAARIPLIRAAPGERRRAGPVDWQVLWPATGGQGPLPSRMTGEPNDSSVTLLVRSAGLTLLLLGDLEPPSQQGVLRAFPVLPRVDVLKVAHHGSAHQDPTLLRSARPRLALISCGADNPYGHPAARTLDALEAAGAEILRTDRDGAIAVTGSGEELSAAGRS, from the coding sequence GTGAACAGCGCCGATCTGCACAGGGATTCAGGATCTCGGCTGGGAGCCGCGGACCCTCAGCAGGAAGCTCCGGTGGATCTCCGGCTGGTGCCTCCCGCGCTGGCGGTGTGGGGGGCGGCAGCGCTGGCTCTGGGTGTGCCCGGCCGCTGGGCTGCGGTGGGAGCCGTACTCTGCGGCTGCGCGGGCCTGGGCATCCTCACCCTGTTCCGGAGCGCAGGAGGCCGTGCCGAGGGGTCGCCTGTGCGGGTGAGTCCGTGGTGGACGGGGCGTTCCGGCGCACCGCTGTCGACAACAGGCCCCGAGGGGCGGGTGCGCCTGGCCGTACCGCGCGCCACCGCCGTGGCCGGGGTGCTCCTGTGCGCTGCCGCGGGCGCGGCGGCGGGAGGGCTGCACGCGGCGGATTCCCGCAGCGGGCCCGTCCCGGGCCTCGCGCAGGCGTATGCGAGGGTCGAGGCCGACCTGACCCTGACGTCCGACCCGCGGCCGACCCGGCCCCGCGTCCAGGGCGATCACAGCACGCCCGTGTCTCTGCTCATCGACGCCGAGGTCACCCGGCTGACGGCTCCCGACGGACGGGTCACCGCGCTCCGTACCCCGGTCCTGGTCATGGTCGCCCCCGGTGACGCGGTCGCGCACTGGAGGCGGTTGCTGCCCTCGACCCGGCTCCGCATCAGCGGGCGCCTCGCACCGCCGCGTCACGAGGGCGAGCGCATCGCAGCCGTCCTCGGCACCGACGCGGACGGGCCACCGAGGACGAGCGCCGGCCCGACCTTCCTCCAACGGGGCGCGGGACGACTGCGCTCCGGCCTCCGGGAGGCCACGGACGGGCTCGGTTCCGACGCGCGTGCGCTGCTGCCGGGGCTGGTGGTCGGAGATACCTCCCGTGTCCCACCCGACCTGCACGACGCCTTCAAAGCCACCGACCTCACCCATCTCCTCGCGGTCTCAGGTGCCAACCTCTCCGTGCTCCTGTTCCTCCTCATCGGACCACCGGGTACGGCGCTGCGCAGCGAACGCCGTGGGCTGGCACCCAGGCTGGGCATCACGCTGCGCATGACGGCCGTCATCGGCGGAATCATCGCCCTCGCCTTCGTGATCGTCTGCCGCCCCGAACCGAGCGTCCTGCGTGCGGCGGCGTGCGGTCTGATCACCCTCCTCGCGATCGGGACGGGCCGGCGCAGATCGCTGATCCCCGCACTTGCCGCGGCCGTGCTGCTCCTGGTGCTGTACGACCCGTGGCTGTCCCGCAGTTACGGCTTCCTGCTCTCCGTGCTCGCCACCGGTGCGCTGCTCACGCTGGCCCCGCGGTGGAGCGGTGCGCTGCAACGACGCGGGGTCCCGGCCCGGCCGGCCGAGATGCTGGCGGCCGCCGGAGCCGCCCAAGCGGTCTGCGCTCCCGTGGTCGTGGTACTCGCCTCACGGGTCAGCCTGGTGGCGATCCCGTGCAATCTGCTGGCCGAGCTCGCGGTGGCGCCCGCGACGGTACTCGGTTTCGCCGCCCTCGCGGTGGCTCCTGTGTGGATGCCGGCGGCCGTGGGGCTGGCCACGGTGGCGAGCTGGCCGGTCAGCTGGATCGCGTACGTGGCCCGTACGGGGGCGAACCTGCCGGGGGCGGAGGCCGACTGGCCCGGTGGCTGGCGCGGTGCCGCCCTCCTGGCCGCTCTCACCGTGGTGCTGCTGCTCTCCGCCCACCGTCTGGCCCGCCACCCGTGGCTCTGCTCGGCTGCCGCGGTCCTCCTGGTGCTGGCGGTATGGAGACCGGTGCCGCTGACCCGGCTCATCACGGGATGGCCACCTCCAGGCTGGTCCTTCGCCCTGTGCGACGTCGGGCAGGGCGACGCCATGGTGCTCGCCACGGGGGAGGGGGCGGGGATGGTCGTGGACGCGGGCCCCGAACCGCGCCTTGTCGACGGGTGCCTGCGCGACCTGGGCATCACCCGTGTTCCCCTCCTGCTCCTGACACATTTCCACGCCGACCACGTACGCGGGCTGCCGGGCGTGCTGCGGGGCCGCGAGGTGGGCGTGATCCAGACGACGGTGCTCGACGAACCACCCGAGCAGGCCGCCTTCGTGAAGCGGACGGCAGCGGCGGCCCGCATTCCGCTGATCCGGGCCGCCCCGGGTGAGCGACGCCGGGCAGGCCCGGTCGACTGGCAGGTGCTGTGGCCGGCGACGGGCGGGCAGGGTCCGCTCCCTTCCCGGATGACCGGGGAGCCGAACGATTCCAGTGTGACGCTCCTGGTCAGATCGGCAGGACTGACCCTGCTGCTGCTCGGGGATCTCGAACCCCCCTCGCAGCAGGGGGTGTTGCGGGCCTTCCCCGTGCTGCCGCGCGTGGACGTGCTCAAGGTCGCGCACCACGGCTCCGCACACCAGGACCCCACCCTGCTGCGCAGCGCCCGCCCACGGCTCGCCCTCATCAGCTGTGGCGCGGACAACCCGTACGGGCATCCGGCCGCCCGTACGCTCGACGCGCTCGAAGCGGCGGGTGCGGAGATCCTTCGGACCGACAGGGACGGTGCGATCGCGGTCACGGGAAGCGGTGAGGAACTTTCCGCGGCGGGGCGGTCATGA
- a CDS encoding helix-hairpin-helix domain-containing protein yields MAVVLAGAVILAATHFWSARPETVRAPDRVAEAAAVQAGMPGVSGPGVPSPLTAGSPAGPTPGGRIVVDVSGKVRRPGIQHLPAGSRVADALRAAGGVREGADVTGLNRARVLTDGEQVAVGVPAAQPPPGGSTGAGPGRTGPVTPLSLGAATVEQLETLPGVGPVLAQHIIDYRTEHGGYRSVDELREVNGIGDRRFADLRSLVTP; encoded by the coding sequence GTGGCGGTCGTGCTGGCCGGTGCGGTGATCCTCGCGGCGACCCACTTCTGGTCCGCGCGGCCCGAAACCGTCCGTGCTCCCGACCGGGTGGCGGAGGCGGCAGCCGTCCAGGCGGGCATGCCGGGTGTTTCCGGGCCCGGCGTGCCCTCTCCGCTGACAGCCGGTTCGCCGGCCGGCCCGACTCCGGGCGGACGCATCGTCGTCGACGTGAGCGGAAAGGTGCGCCGCCCAGGGATCCAGCACCTGCCGGCCGGCTCCCGGGTCGCGGACGCACTGCGGGCCGCGGGGGGCGTGCGTGAGGGTGCGGATGTCACGGGACTGAACCGAGCGCGTGTACTGACGGACGGCGAGCAGGTCGCCGTCGGCGTGCCCGCCGCCCAGCCTCCACCGGGCGGAAGCACCGGGGCCGGACCCGGGCGCACCGGACCGGTGACCCCGCTGAGCCTCGGCGCGGCCACCGTCGAACAACTCGAGACCCTGCCCGGGGTCGGACCCGTCCTCGCGCAGCACATCATCGACTACCGGACCGAACACGGCGGTTACCGATCCGTCGACGAACTCCGCGAGGTGAACGGAATCGGCGACCGCCGGTTCGCGGACCTTCGGTCACTGGTCACACCGTGA
- a CDS encoding DegV family protein: protein MSRHVAIVTDSTAYLPRRTMERHGITAVPLTVVLGDQALEEGTEISARSLALALQKRHSVTTSRPSPEVFAATYRAVAAAGATDVISLHLSAELSGTYDAALLAAKDAPVPVRVVDTGMVAMALGFCALAAAEAAEAGGGPEEAVSAAEKRAADTSAYFYVDTLDYLRRGGRIGAAQALLGSALAVKPLLRLDGGRIELLEKVRTASRAIARLEEIVAQQAGSGAVDIAVHHLAAPEGAERLAERLRARVPGLAELYVSEVGAVIGAHTGPGLLGAVVSPR from the coding sequence ATGTCCCGCCATGTCGCTATCGTCACCGATTCAACGGCCTACTTGCCACGCAGGACGATGGAACGGCACGGCATCACCGCGGTGCCGCTGACCGTGGTCCTGGGTGATCAAGCGCTGGAGGAGGGCACGGAGATCTCGGCCCGGTCGCTGGCTCTGGCCCTGCAGAAACGCCACTCCGTGACCACGTCGCGGCCCAGCCCGGAAGTGTTCGCCGCGACGTACCGCGCCGTGGCGGCCGCGGGTGCCACTGACGTCATCTCCCTCCACCTGTCGGCCGAGCTCTCCGGAACGTACGACGCCGCGCTGCTCGCGGCGAAGGACGCACCCGTGCCCGTGCGCGTCGTGGATACCGGCATGGTGGCCATGGCCCTGGGCTTCTGCGCACTCGCCGCCGCTGAGGCCGCGGAGGCGGGGGGCGGTCCGGAGGAGGCGGTCTCCGCAGCCGAGAAGCGGGCCGCTGACACGTCCGCCTACTTCTACGTCGACACGCTGGACTACCTGCGCCGGGGCGGACGTATAGGCGCCGCTCAGGCGCTGCTCGGATCCGCCCTCGCGGTCAAGCCGCTGCTCCGGCTGGACGGTGGCCGCATCGAACTGCTGGAGAAGGTGCGAACCGCGTCCAGGGCGATCGCCCGGCTCGAGGAGATCGTGGCGCAGCAGGCGGGCTCGGGCGCGGTGGACATCGCCGTGCACCATCTGGCCGCGCCGGAAGGAGCCGAGCGACTGGCGGAGCGACTGCGGGCCCGTGTACCCGGACTCGCCGAGCTGTACGTCAGCGAAGTCGGCGCGGTCATCGGAGCGCACACCGGGCCCGGACTGCTGGGCGCGGTCGTGTCTCCGCGCTGA